The Sagittula stellata E-37 sequence GCTGTCGGGATCGGCGCAGCGCCAGGTCGGCACGTTTTCCAGCAGCGCCTTCTCGCCGGTGTAGAACTCGACGATCTCGGGCATGTAGCTGTAGATCGCCTTGTCGTCGCAGATGCCGGTGCCCGGCGCGTTGGCGATGGTCAGCTTTCCCGAGCGGTAGACATCCATGATCCCCGGCACACCCAGCGCGCTTTCCGGGTTGAAGTTCAGCGGATCGAGGAAGGCGTCGTCGATCCGACGATAGACCACGTCGATCGGCTTGTAGCCGCGCGTGGTGCGCATGGCGAGCCGTCCGTCCACGACCCGCAGGTCGTTGCCCTCCACCAGCTCGACCGACATCTGGTCGGCGAGGAAGGCGTGTTCGAAAAAGGCGGAATTGAAGATGCCCGGCGTCATCACCGCGACCGTGGGCTTTTCGCCCGCGCTGGCCGGCGCGCATTCCGACAGCGACTGGAGCAGGTCCATCGGATAGGTCTGCACCGGCTGCACGCGGTTGTGGGCAAACAGCTCCGGGAACATCTGGAGCATGGTCTCGCGGTTTTCCAGCATATAGCTGACACCCGAGGGCGTGCGGCCGTTGTCCTCCAGCACGTAGAACTGGTCGGGGCCGGTCCGCACGAGGTCGATGCCGACGATGTGGGTATAGACCTTGCCCGGCGGCGTGACGCCGATCATCTGCGGTTCGAACGCCTCGTTGCGCGAGATCATGCTTTCCGGGATGCGGCCCGCCTTCACGATCTCCTGCCCGTGGTAGATGTCGTGCAGGAAGGCGTTCAGCGCACGTACGCGCTGCTCGATCCCCTTGCTCAGCCGCTGCCATTCGTGGCCCGAGATGATGCGGGGAATGATGTCGAAGGGGATCAGCCGTTCCTCGGCCTCGGCGCGGCCGTAGACGTTGAAGGTGATGCCCGTCAGGCGGAACAGCTCTTCCGCCTCTCGCTGCTTCGCGCGGAGGTCTTTCGGATCCTCCCCCTCGAACCAGTTGTTGAACGCCTGGTAGGGACCGCGAACCTCGTCGCCCGCTCCCGTCATCTCGTCAAAGACCGGCTTGTCGCCCATTCAACCCCCTGTGCCCCGTTATCCGGTGTGCCGTATGAGTACAGCTTTGGGATAAGGCTAGAGCGCGGCGGATGCGCAATCAACGGCTTGGAGGACGTTTTGAGGAATTACCGGCACTATGCTGAAAATTTGGGCGCGCCCGAAAGTTCCGTCGGAACACGCCCTTCATCAGCCGGACCGGACCCGCGCGACGCCGCACGCGGGCATTGCCCCGGTGGGCTCAGGCCATGCCCAGCGCGGCCTTGTACATCTCCAGCACCGCTTCTTCCTCGGCGATGTCGTCTGCGTCGCGCTTGCGGAGCGAGATCACCTTGCGCAGGATTTTGGTGTCGTAGCCGCGGCCCTTGGCCTCTGCCATGACTTCCTTGATCTGCTCGGCGACTTCTTTCTTCTCTTCTTCCAGCCGCTCCACGCGCTCGATGAACGCCTTGAGCTCTCCGGCGGCCAAGCCGTAGCTGTCGGTCGGGGTGTCCTGCATGTCTTGCCTCCATGGGATGTGCCCTTCCGATACAGGCGTGCCGTCCGGCCATCAAGACCCATGCCGCGCCCGTTGCGCCGACCGGCCGAAACGTCTTGCCTAACGGGCTTTGGTCCTTTAGGCGGCGGGCGGTCACGCAATACCCGCGATCCCAACCGCAACACCCGAGGAGGACGACATGGCCTGGCTGATCTGGAGCGGCGCGCTGGTATCCCTCGCAGGGCTTGCCGGTCTCGTGTGGTGCATCGTCAAGGTCTGGTCCGCCCGCCGCAGGGGCCTGCCCGACGAGGAGTTGCGCGCACTCGTCCGCAAGGTGGTGCCGCTGAACATGGGCGCGCTGATGCTGTCGACCATCGGGCTGATGATGGTCATCACCGGTATCTTCCTGACCTGAAGACGCGGCGTAATCCTGACGCCGTTCTGTGGCGTCGTTCTCTGGCGCGCCGACCGCTGAGGCTTAGCGGCTCAGGAACGTGCGCCCGTATTTAACGTGCTCTCCCCAGGACGCGACCGGCGTCCAGAAGTCGCGGTCGGGATGGGTCAACCGCTCCAGCCGCTTCATGATGCGCAGCATCCCCCAGAGACCCACGGCCATCATCGGCCCGCCACGCAGGCGCGGGAAATCCAGCGCGAGGATCGCGACCGCGTCGATGTCGGACGGCCGGCGCACCATGCCCTCGGCCAGCATGCGCGCGCCTTCGTTCGCCATGGCGCCGACCAGCAGTTCGACGATATCGTCCGCCGACCAGTCCTGCGCCACGCGCTGCCCGTTCAGAAGCCGCCGGACCGAGGTCGCGCGTTCGGCACCGCCGTCGGCCCAGTCGTAGAACCCCTTGCCGGAGATCCAGCCGCGCCGACCGACCTCGATCATCAGGGCCGACCAGTTTTCAGCCCCTTCGGCGCGCGGCGCGCGGGCAAGGTCCTCAAGGCCGCTCATGTCACGGGTGCGGAACGGCGGGCGGCCCCAACCCCAGGCTTCCACCGCGGCGTCGACCGCGTAGGGGTCCGCGCCGAGGTCCACCAGCGCGTCCGCCGCGCGGTGCAGCGCCGCCGCGAGCCGGCCCGCGATGCTGGCCCCCTGAGAGCGCACGTGCACCGCCACCTTGTTCATCCGTTCGGCCAGCGCCAATCCCAGAGCCACCTCGGCGGGCGTGCCCTCCGGTCCCTGCACGACCTCCACCAGCCGGGTCGCAAAGACCGGCGGGGCAAAGCGCAGGCCAAGGCGGTCCACCCGACCCGACATCGCCACGGCGCGCACCGTTCCGGGTGGCGCGGCCACGTCGCCCTGCCCGCGCGCGGCATGCAGGACCAGGTCCGTGCCGGGGATCATCTCGGCGCTTTCGCCCCAGCTCAGCAGATCGAGGCGCGCGGCGGACTGCGCGGGGCTGAGGCCCCCGCCCTTCACGCCGGTGGAAAAGACCTCGCGCAACTGGTTGACGCCTTCGGTCAGCTTCTCGGGCTCGCGTGCGCCCCAGTTGACGCCGATGCCCGCGTTCAGCGCCGAAACCGCGATCTGCATGGCAAGCGGCCCCGCCCCCAGCACAGAGATGCGGTTGATCACGCCCGCAGGCGTACCCTTGGGCAGATTGAAGCGGCGCGCGAGGTGTTCGGCGGTGAAGGCATGGCGCAGGGCGCGGGCGGCGTCGGATGCGAGGCAGGCCTGGAAGGCGTCCTCTTCCATGGCAAGCCCCGCATCGAAGGGCAGAAGCGCGGAGGCCTCGATCAGGTCGATTACCCGGGATGTCGCGCTGTCCGGCGCGGCCGACAGCGCGGCGCGGCGGGCATTTATCGCCGCCGAAAAGGCCGCGTGATCCGTCATGCCGTCGCGCCGGTCGCGGGTCTGGCGCGGCGCGGTCCCGGCATCGGCCAGCGACCTGGCGAGTGCGGCAGCCGTGCCCAGCAGATCGGCGTCCACGACGTCGTCGACAAGCTGCCGCCCCGGGCCCCGGTCCAGCGTCATGATGCCCCCGGCAAGCGCAAGCTCCAGCGCCAGCTCGGCGCCGACAAGGCGCGGCAGGCGTTGCGTCGCACCGGCGGATGGCGTCAGCCCCATGCGCACCTCCGGCAGGCTCACGCGGGTCCCTGTGCGCGCCACGCGGTGGTGCGTCGCCAGCGCCAGTTCGAAGCCGCCGCCGTAGACCGTGCCGTGCAGCGCCGCGACAACGGGCTTGGTGCAGGCCTCCACCTGGTTACAGAGGTCGCGCAGGAAGGGTCTGGCCATCCCGGTTTCGTATTCCGCGAGATCGGCGCCCGCGGGAAAGGTGTTGCCGGCACCAGCCAGAACGATGCCCCGGATCGCGGGGTCGGCCTCTGCGCGGTCCAGCCCGGCCGCCATGCCAGCCCGTACCGCCCGCGACAGCGCGTTCACCGGCGGATTGTCGACACTGAGCAAGGCAATGCCGTCCTCGACCGAATAGTGGATACCGTCTGCCATCTGCCCGTATTCCCGTCCGGGGCCGCACGCCCGGATCTGCCCGTTTATCGCGCACTCCGCACGCTTTTGCAGGGATTAGACGCGATCAGGCGAATCAAGGCAATTTCTTTGTGCCCACGACATACCCTCAGAGCGTGCGGATACACGGCATGCGAGTCTTTTCGGACACGGCCGGAGCGCAGAGCGCAGGCTCGCCTCCGACCGCCCGGGTCAGATCGGCATGTTGTCGAACTGGTCTTCGAGGTCTTCGTCGCGATCCGCCTCGACACGTTTGCGTGCCCAGGCCGGCGCCGGGACGCCCCTGCCTTCCAATTGGCGGACCGCCTGTTCCAGATGGTCGAGCGCCTCTGCCCGGGCGGGACCTTCGGTGTTGTCGATCTCGTCGCGCAGAGCTTTGATCCTGGCCTTGAGTGCCTCGGTCATGGTCGTCCTCCTCTCCTCTCCCACCCGGATCTCCGGGAAACGCCACCTCACCCCGCAGCGCACGCAGCACAGAGAGGCGTCTCCGGGACCGCGTCGAGGCGGGCCGGGTTGATCTCTTCGCCGCATTTCACGCACAGGCCGTATTCACCGCGGGACATGCGCCCCAGCGCGGCCTGGATTCGTGCAACCTCAGATTGGCCGTTTGCGCCGAGTCGCTCAAGGACCTCTTCGCCCTCACGCTCGATCGCCTGGTCTTCCCAGTCCTTCGAATGCTCCGTCCCCAGCGCATCCTCGATCCCGTCGAGGCGTACGCCCAGTTCCCGCAAACGCTTCAGAAGACGTGTTCTCTTGTCGTGATGAGACATGATCCGGGGCCTCCCCGCCCGCAGGTAAAGTCTGCCCGGCCCGGGGACGTTCTGCCTTGATGCAAATCAACGGGCATATGGGACTTGCAACACATTCGGTTTTGCTTATATGTTTTCCGAGACGCAAGGGAATCCTCAGGAGGACCACCGATGAAACCCGAAGTGACCGCCTTTTTCGACGAGGCCACCAACACCATTTCCTATGTCGTTCGCGATCCGAACGGCACCGCCTGCGCCGTGATCGACAGCGTGCTGGACTTCGACTATTCCTCCGGCCGCACCGACACCCGCTCGGCTGACGCGATCATCGCCTTCGTGAAGGAAAAGGGCTTTGACTGCCAGTGGTTGCTGGAAAGCCACGTGCACGCCGACCACCTGAGTGCCGCGCCCTACATCCAGGAGCAGCTGGGCGGCAAAATCGGCATCGGCGACCGGATCACCGTCGTGCAGGACACCTTCGGCAAGGTGTTCAACGAAGGGACGGAGTTCCAGCGCGACGGATCGCAGTTCGACAAGCTTTTCGTCGAAGGCGACAGTTTCCACATCGGCCAGTTGCGTGGCGACGTGCTTCACACGCCCGGTCACACGCCTGCCTGCCTGACCTATGTCATCGGGGACGCGGCGTTTGTCGGCGACACGCTGTTCATGCCGGACTTCGGCACGGCGCGCTGCGACTTCCCGGGCGGTTCGTCCGAGACGCTTTACGATTCCGTGCAGAAGATCCTCGCCCTGCCGGACGAAACCCGTATCTTCGTGGGCCATGACTACAAGGCGCCCGGCCGCGACGACTACGCGTGGGAAACCACGGTGGGCGAGCAGAAGGCGCTGAACGTCCACGTCGGCGGCGGCAAGTCGAAGGAGGACTTCGTGTCCATGCGCGACAGCCGCGATGCCACGCTGGCCATGCCGAAGCTCATCATCCCGTCGCTGCAGGTGAACATGCGCGCGGGCCAGATGCCCCCGGCGGACGATAAGGGCGATGTCTTTCTCAAGGTGCCGGTCAACAAGCTTTGACCGGCGAACCGGCCGCGTTTATCGCCTGCGCCCGCCCTTCACGGACGGGCGTTCGTTGAAACGATGTCTTGCCCCGCTGCGAACCGGGGCATCCGGACGCATTCTCAAGGAAACGCACCAATGCCCATCGACTGGATCTGGGGCCTGATCGGCGGTTTGCTGATCGGCACGGGAGGCGCCGTCTACCTCCTTGGAAACGGCAAGATCATGGGGGCCAGCGGGATCATCGGCGGGCTCGTCGACGGCTCGGGCCGGTCGACCGCCTGGGAACGGATCGTGTTCCTGGCCGGTGTCGCGCTGACTCCCATTCTGCTGATGCCGTTCTACGGCAAGGTCGACACGCACATCACCGACAACATGCTTGTGCTGGCGATTGCCGGCCTGCTGGTCGGTGTCGGCACGCGGTTTGCCAACGGCTGCACCTCGGGCCACGGGGTCTGCGGCATGTCCCGCCTGTCCATCCGCGGCTTTGTCGCGACGGCCTGCTACATTCTCGCCGGCGGCGTCGGCGTGATCCTCTTCCGACACGTTCTTGGAGTGATCTGACATGCTTCGCCATCTGATCGCGCTCATCGCAGGCAGCCTGTTCGGGGCGGGCCTGTTCATCTCCGGCATGACCGACACCGCGAAAGTGCAGGGCTGGCTGGACGTTTTCGGCGCATGGGACCCGACGCTGGCCTTCGTGATGGGCGGCGCGATGATCCCCATGGCGTTGGCCTGGATCGTGCGCAACCGACGCACCACCGCGCTGACCGGCGCGCCGCTGCCGCCCCCGGCGTCGAAACAGATCGACAGCAAGCTGATCCTCGGCTCTTTGCTGTTCGGTGTCGGCTGGGGCCTTGCGGGGCTTTGCCCGGGACCGTCCATCGCATCGCTGAGCTACGGCGGAGCCGGACTTTACGTCTTTGTCGCGGCGATGCTGACCGGCATGATCCTTGCGCCGGCGCTGCGGGCGCGGCTGGACAAGCCCGTTCCGGCGGAATAAGTCTGCGACATGACACCGCGCATTCTCACCGACACCTACCATGTGTCGCCGCAGATCTCGCCCGAGGACGCGGCGGCCATCCGTGACGCCGGCTACGTCATGGTTCTGGACAACCGGCCCGACGCCGAGGTGCCGCCGGAATTTCAGACCGACGCCATGCGCGAAGCGATGGAAGCGGCGGGCCTTCGGTTCGAGGCCCTGCCCCTGACGCACCAGACCATGAACGCGGAAAACATCGTGACGCAGGCCGACCTTGTCGCCAGCGCCGACGGTCCGGTCCTGGCCTACTGTGCGTCAGGCACCCGTTGCACCGTGATCTGGGCGCTGGCCAATGTCGAGAGCATGGGCACCGACGCCGTTCTGGCGACAGCCGCGCAGGCAGGCTACGACATTTCCGGTCTGCGTCCGACGCTGGATGCGCTGGCCGAAAAGTAGGCCAAGCCTGCCAACGGCACGTTCCCGGGCGGCATGTCCCGGCCCCCGGATTACTCGTTGAAGTCGATCTCCATCGGGGCGGTGGCGAAACCGCCGAAATCCTCTGCCTCTTCCCCCTCCTCGCCTTCGGACATCACGCTTTCAAAGTCGAAATCGTTGTTATCGCCGAAATCCATCGGCGGCAGGTCGGGCAGATCCTCCGACATGGTGGGGCCATCGTCGGTCATCCCGGGCAGGTCCGGGAGGCCCGTCTCGCCGTCCCCCGCCCCCGGCAGCGAAAGCTGTCCATTGCCGAAATCGCCGCCGAAGTCCGCACCGGTATCGGAAGAGCCGCCCGCGGGGACGGCCAGCGTCGCGGGTCCGAGCACCGGCCATGTCAACCGGACCGCGCGGGCGCCGTTCAACTGGCCCATCCGTCCCTTGGCCACCATGTGACCGCGCCCGGCAATGATTTCCACCCGGTCGAGCGCGTCTTTCGACAGTTTCAGCACGTCGCCCGGTTTCAGCGTCTGCGCCCGGGAGAGCGGCAGCGTGATACGCGACAGGACCGCGTCCAGCCGGGCGGGAACGCGGTCGAGGATCGCCGCATGGGGACCGGCCGCGTCGGCCCCGCCCTGCTCCGCCGACCGTGGCACAGGCTTTCGTTCCGGCAGGATGAAACTGAGGCAGCCCTTGCGACGTCCGAGCGCCAGATCGACCTGCGCCCGAAACGCGCGATAGCCCGCCGCATCCAGCAACAGGCTGGCAGAGCGGGCATCTTCCAGCATGGCCCCGAAGCGGAAGCCCTGAAGCATCTCGCCGATGGGGCTGTCGGCAAGCGCGCCCGCCATGCTGTGCAGCGTGCCGTCGATCAGCGGAGCGATCATCGCGGCATCGGTCTGCGTCAGCACGCGATCCTCGTCCACGGGCATCTGCGTGACCTGCTGGATGGTCTGCACCTCGACCACGCCGGTCATCACCTGCCGGTCGACGGAGGCAAGGCCGATGGTCCCGTCAGGCCCGTCGAGCAGGACCAAGAGGTCCTTGGCCGACAACCCCTCGACCACGCCGTCCTGATCCAGCGATTCGACGGTGACGGACTGGGTGACGAGCGCGAGATCCCACATGACGTCGGCGGTGCGCGACAGCGCGCGCCGCAGCGCCTTTGCGGGCGACATACCGCGCGCTTCGTACGCACGCTGTGCCGCTTGCGCCTTCTGGCCCAATACGTCGTCTCGTGCCCCGTCAGCCATTTAAGGTTGAGTCCGTCATCAACTGCCTCCAACCCTCCTTATCTGCGGATTTGGTTACCAACCGCTTTAACGAAGTGTTTTTTGGCAGGTGCAGAAAGAAATCGCCGCAGCGCGACGGGTCATTGCGCCGCCATCTGCCGGGGCAAAGGCAAATCGACGCGAAAGGCCGCGCCGTTGTGGTCCTGGAGGTAAGTGATCTCGCCCCCGAGACGCGCCACGATCTGGCGGCAGATGGCCAGCCCCAGCCCGGCGCCGCCGGCTTTCTGGTCGCTGACACGGGCAAATTTCTCGAAGATCACATCGCGGGCCTCGGGGGCCACGCCGGACCCGTTATCAATGAAATCGACGTGCAGCCGGTCGCCTGCGCCGTGTACCCGGATGTCCAGTTCGGGGCTGTCGGCATCACAATACTTGCGTGCGTTTGCCACAAGGTTGATGAAAACCTGGCTCAGCCGTTCGAGGTCGGTGTGCAGCCAGACCTGTTCGTCCGCCTTTTGCCGCAGGACCTTCAGCCGGGCGCCATCGTCGGCCAGCGCGGCCGCCACGGCGCGGTCGATGACATCCGAGAGCCGCCCTCCGGTCACGTTCAGGCTGACCTGACCGTTCTCCAGCACCGAGAGGTCGAGGAGGTCGTCCAACAGTCGCGTCAGGCGGATCGCCTCTTCGTAGATGATCGAGGCATAGCGGTTCTGGTCGGTGCGGCTCAGGCCCTCGGTATCGCGCAGGATCTCGGAAAACGCGCGGATGGAGGTCATCGGCGTGCGCAGCTCATGGCTGATCTGGCTGAGGAAGGCGTCCTTCTGCACCGAGAGCCGCGTTAGCTTGTCGTTGGCGGCGCGCAGTTCGGCGGCGGTCCGTGCCAGTTCGCGCGACTGGGTTTCGAGCCGGGCGGAGTACTCCATCATCTGCGCGGTCTCGTCGGCCACGGCCATCAGGTCCTCGACCGAGACGGCCATGCCGCCGACGATCTGCCCGACCATGGCGTGGGCCGTCGCCGCCCCCACCGACCCGGCCAGCGTCCGTTCCAGCCGTTGCAGGAATTCCGGAGTCGGTGCCGGGAGATGCCCTTCGGTGCCCTGCCGCTCGGCCTCGCGCCGGAAGAGATCGCGGGCATCCTGCGCCCCGAGGATGCGCTGCGCCATGATCATCAGGTCCTCGGTCTGCGCGGTGCCGTGAAGCCAGCTTCGGGCGCCGCCCTGCGCCTGCTGGATGTTGACGAATTGCGCCCCCTGCAACCGTTCGAGCGGCGAAGGGAAGGAAAAGACCGACACCGCGAAGAACGCCACGGTGTTGAGCATCAGCGACCAGAAAACCGCGTGCAGCAGCGTATCCATGCCGGAGATGCCGAACAGCGCCTCGGGGCGCAGCCAGCCGATGCCAAGCGGACCCTCGGTGAACCAAGTCGCCGGAACGAGGTTCCCGGCCCCCAGCGACGGCAGGTAAAGGGTGTAGAGCCAGGTCGCGAAGCCGATGGTCAGCCCCGCCAGCGCCCCGCTGCGGGTCGCCCCCCGCCAGAAGATGCCGCCCAACATGGCGGGCAGCACCTGTGCCACGCCGGTGAAGCTGACAAGGCCGATGGTCGCCAGCGCCGCCCCCCCGCCCGACAGCGCATAGTAGAGGTAGCCCAGCAGCAGCACGCCGCCGATGGAGAGGCGACGGGACAACAGGACGACGTTGCGCACGTCGCCGGAGACCGAGGCCGTGCCGCGCCGGAGCTCCAGCCAGATCGGCATGACGATGTGGTTCGACACCATGGTCGACAGCGCGATGGCGGCGACGATGACCATGGAGGTCGCGGAAGAGAAGCCGCCGAGAAAGGTCAGCAGCGCCAACCCGTTCTGGCCCTGGCTGAGCGGCAGGGTCAGCACGAAGAGGTCGGGGTTTGCGCCCGCAGGCAGGTGAGTCATGCCGATCACCGCGATGGGCATGACGAAGAAGCTCATCAGCATCATGTAGAGCGGGAA is a genomic window containing:
- a CDS encoding circularly permuted type 2 ATP-grasp protein, with translation MGDKPVFDEMTGAGDEVRGPYQAFNNWFEGEDPKDLRAKQREAEELFRLTGITFNVYGRAEAEERLIPFDIIPRIISGHEWQRLSKGIEQRVRALNAFLHDIYHGQEIVKAGRIPESMISRNEAFEPQMIGVTPPGKVYTHIVGIDLVRTGPDQFYVLEDNGRTPSGVSYMLENRETMLQMFPELFAHNRVQPVQTYPMDLLQSLSECAPASAGEKPTVAVMTPGIFNSAFFEHAFLADQMSVELVEGNDLRVVDGRLAMRTTRGYKPIDVVYRRIDDAFLDPLNFNPESALGVPGIMDVYRSGKLTIANAPGTGICDDKAIYSYMPEIVEFYTGEKALLENVPTWRCADPDSLAYVLDNLKDLVVKEVHGSGGYGMLIGPTATKKDLAEFRRKLQAKPANYIAQPTLSLSTVPIFTRAGLAPRHVDLRPFVLVSPKGIKITPGGLTRVALKKGSLVVNSSQGGGTKDTWVLQD
- a CDS encoding DUF2312 domain-containing protein; amino-acid sequence: MQDTPTDSYGLAAGELKAFIERVERLEEEKKEVAEQIKEVMAEAKGRGYDTKILRKVISLRKRDADDIAEEEAVLEMYKAALGMA
- a CDS encoding enoyl-CoA hydratase-related protein, with amino-acid sequence MADGIHYSVEDGIALLSVDNPPVNALSRAVRAGMAAGLDRAEADPAIRGIVLAGAGNTFPAGADLAEYETGMARPFLRDLCNQVEACTKPVVAALHGTVYGGGFELALATHHRVARTGTRVSLPEVRMGLTPSAGATQRLPRLVGAELALELALAGGIMTLDRGPGRQLVDDVVDADLLGTAAALARSLADAGTAPRQTRDRRDGMTDHAAFSAAINARRAALSAAPDSATSRVIDLIEASALLPFDAGLAMEEDAFQACLASDAARALRHAFTAEHLARRFNLPKGTPAGVINRISVLGAGPLAMQIAVSALNAGIGVNWGAREPEKLTEGVNQLREVFSTGVKGGGLSPAQSAARLDLLSWGESAEMIPGTDLVLHAARGQGDVAAPPGTVRAVAMSGRVDRLGLRFAPPVFATRLVEVVQGPEGTPAEVALGLALAERMNKVAVHVRSQGASIAGRLAAALHRAADALVDLGADPYAVDAAVEAWGWGRPPFRTRDMSGLEDLARAPRAEGAENWSALMIEVGRRGWISGKGFYDWADGGAERATSVRRLLNGQRVAQDWSADDIVELLVGAMANEGARMLAEGMVRRPSDIDAVAILALDFPRLRGGPMMAVGLWGMLRIMKRLERLTHPDRDFWTPVASWGEHVKYGRTFLSR
- a CDS encoding TraR/DksA family transcriptional regulator; translated protein: MSHHDKRTRLLKRLRELGVRLDGIEDALGTEHSKDWEDQAIEREGEEVLERLGANGQSEVARIQAALGRMSRGEYGLCVKCGEEINPARLDAVPETPLCAACAAG
- a CDS encoding MBL fold metallo-hydrolase, coding for MKPEVTAFFDEATNTISYVVRDPNGTACAVIDSVLDFDYSSGRTDTRSADAIIAFVKEKGFDCQWLLESHVHADHLSAAPYIQEQLGGKIGIGDRITVVQDTFGKVFNEGTEFQRDGSQFDKLFVEGDSFHIGQLRGDVLHTPGHTPACLTYVIGDAAFVGDTLFMPDFGTARCDFPGGSSETLYDSVQKILALPDETRIFVGHDYKAPGRDDYAWETTVGEQKALNVHVGGGKSKEDFVSMRDSRDATLAMPKLIIPSLQVNMRAGQMPPADDKGDVFLKVPVNKL
- a CDS encoding YeeE/YedE family protein — protein: MPIDWIWGLIGGLLIGTGGAVYLLGNGKIMGASGIIGGLVDGSGRSTAWERIVFLAGVALTPILLMPFYGKVDTHITDNMLVLAIAGLLVGVGTRFANGCTSGHGVCGMSRLSIRGFVATACYILAGGVGVILFRHVLGVI
- a CDS encoding DUF6691 family protein, with the translated sequence MLRHLIALIAGSLFGAGLFISGMTDTAKVQGWLDVFGAWDPTLAFVMGGAMIPMALAWIVRNRRTTALTGAPLPPPASKQIDSKLILGSLLFGVGWGLAGLCPGPSIASLSYGGAGLYVFVAAMLTGMILAPALRARLDKPVPAE
- a CDS encoding TIGR01244 family sulfur transferase: MTPRILTDTYHVSPQISPEDAAAIRDAGYVMVLDNRPDAEVPPEFQTDAMREAMEAAGLRFEALPLTHQTMNAENIVTQADLVASADGPVLAYCASGTRCTVIWALANVESMGTDAVLATAAQAGYDISGLRPTLDALAEK
- a CDS encoding FliM/FliN family flagellar motor switch protein produces the protein MADGARDDVLGQKAQAAQRAYEARGMSPAKALRRALSRTADVMWDLALVTQSVTVESLDQDGVVEGLSAKDLLVLLDGPDGTIGLASVDRQVMTGVVEVQTIQQVTQMPVDEDRVLTQTDAAMIAPLIDGTLHSMAGALADSPIGEMLQGFRFGAMLEDARSASLLLDAAGYRAFRAQVDLALGRRKGCLSFILPERKPVPRSAEQGGADAAGPHAAILDRVPARLDAVLSRITLPLSRAQTLKPGDVLKLSKDALDRVEIIAGRGHMVAKGRMGQLNGARAVRLTWPVLGPATLAVPAGGSSDTGADFGGDFGNGQLSLPGAGDGETGLPDLPGMTDDGPTMSEDLPDLPPMDFGDNNDFDFESVMSEGEEGEEAEDFGGFATAPMEIDFNE
- a CDS encoding sensor histidine kinase gives rise to the protein MNTLNALAAISLAYVALLFSVAFFAERSAARGRGAWLRSPVVYTLSLSIYCTGWTFYGAVGSAARTGLEYLTIYLGPSLVMIGWWWILRKLVRIARSQRITSVADLISSRYGKSNLLGVGVTILAVVGTTPYIALQLQSVTLSVEVFTRLDAGSEGRADTTAFWVAVGLAVFTVIFGTRNLDSNERHHGVVMAIAVEAVVKLTALLAVGSFVVWGMAGGVSETLARIDASDLGQWQVDGGRWAGLMLLSAAAFLCLPRMFQVLVVENDNDAQLRTAAWAFPLYMMLMSFFVMPIAVIGMTHLPAGANPDLFVLTLPLSQGQNGLALLTFLGGFSSATSMVIVAAIALSTMVSNHIVMPIWLELRRGTASVSGDVRNVVLLSRRLSIGGVLLLGYLYYALSGGGAALATIGLVSFTGVAQVLPAMLGGIFWRGATRSGALAGLTIGFATWLYTLYLPSLGAGNLVPATWFTEGPLGIGWLRPEALFGISGMDTLLHAVFWSLMLNTVAFFAVSVFSFPSPLERLQGAQFVNIQQAQGGARSWLHGTAQTEDLMIMAQRILGAQDARDLFRREAERQGTEGHLPAPTPEFLQRLERTLAGSVGAATAHAMVGQIVGGMAVSVEDLMAVADETAQMMEYSARLETQSRELARTAAELRAANDKLTRLSVQKDAFLSQISHELRTPMTSIRAFSEILRDTEGLSRTDQNRYASIIYEEAIRLTRLLDDLLDLSVLENGQVSLNVTGGRLSDVIDRAVAAALADDGARLKVLRQKADEQVWLHTDLERLSQVFINLVANARKYCDADSPELDIRVHGAGDRLHVDFIDNGSGVAPEARDVIFEKFARVSDQKAGGAGLGLAICRQIVARLGGEITYLQDHNGAAFRVDLPLPRQMAAQ